The sequence below is a genomic window from Streptomyces sudanensis.
CGGGGGCCGGGGCGGGACGAGCGGCCGTTGCCGCCGCCCCGTGGCCGATGAAACGGTCACCGAGTTCGCGAACGGGCGTGGGCTTCGGCTTCCGCGCGGCCTTCGCGGTGGACCTTTGCCGGGTGGTCCTCTTCGCCGCCGGCTTCTCGGCGCGGGAGTGTGCGGCTGATTCCTGCTTGCCGGTGTGAAAGCCGCAGGTTTGCCTTGGCCGAGAACTTCAGTCATACGAGGGCGGATTGTTCACGCAATCGTGCCGAACAGCCGGCCGGCCCCCCGCCCTCGGACGAGCCCACGACCGAACGCTTTCCCGCGTACTCGTTCCCTGCGCTCTTGCTCTGACCCCCGGTGTCCACGAGATGACGCCTTCGCTCCCGACCGGAAGCTCCGGAAAATACTCGAAGACGCCACCACACCTCTTCCCGCATCCTGTTCACACAGGTCGGAAGGGGTGTGGCGGCGTCTTGCCCGAGGACCCTCAGATGTCGCGGAAGGTCTCGATCTGGGCGCCCACCGAGTTGAGGCGCTCGGCGAGCTCCTCGTAGCCCCGGTTGATGACGTACACGTTGCGCAGGACGGAGGTGCCCTCGGCGGCCATCATCGCCAGGAGGACCACCACGGCGGGGCGCAGCGCCGGCGGGCACATCATCTCGGCGGCGCGCCAGCGGGTCGGGCCCTCGACGAGGACGCGGTGCGGGTCGAGGAGCTGGAGGCGTCCGCCGAGCCGGTTGAGGTCGGTCAGGTAGATGGCGCGGTTGTCGTAGACCCAGTCGTGGATGAGGCTCTTGCCCTGGGCGGAGGCGGCGATGGCCGCGAAGAACGGCACGTTGTCGATGTTCAGGCCGGGGAACGGCATGGGGTGGATCTTGTCGATGGGCGCCTCCAGCTTGGAGGGCCGCACGGTCAGGTCCGTCAGCCGGGTGCGGCCGTTGTCCGCGGTGTACTCGGTGGAGCGGTCGTGGTCCAGGCCCATCTCCTCCAGGACCGCCAGCTCGATCTCCAGGAACTCGATCGGCACCCGGCGGATCGTCAGCTCCGACTCGGTGACGACCGCCGCGGCCAGCAGGCTCATCGCCTCGACCGGGTCCTCGGACGGCGAGTAGTCCACGTCCACGTCGATGTGCGGGACGCCGTGCACGGTGAGCGTCGTCGTGCCGACGCCCTCCACGCGCACGCCGAGGGCCTCCAGGAAGAAGCACAGGTCCTGGACCATGTAGTTGGAGGACGCGTTACGGATGACGGTGGTGCCGTCGTGGCGGGCCGCCGCCAGGAGCGCGTTCTCGGTGACCGTGTCGCCGCGCTCGGTCAGGACGATCGGGCGGTCCGGGGAGACCGACGGGTCGATCTGGGCGTGGTACAGGCCCTCGGTGGCGGTGACGTCCAGGCCGAAGCGGCGCAGGGCGATCATGTGCGGCTCGATGGTGCGCGTCCCCAGGTCGCAGCCGCCGGCGTAGGGCAGCTTGAAGGAGCGCAGGCGGTGCAGGAGCGGCCCGAGGAACATGATGATCGAGCGGGTGCGGCGGGCCGCGTCCGCGTCGATGGCCTCCATCGTCAGCTCGGTGGGCGGGACGATCTCCAGGTCCTTGCCCTCGTTGATCCAGCGGGCGCGGACGCCGATGGAGCTGAGGACCTCCAGGAGCCGGTAGACCTCCTCGATCCGCGCGACCCGGCGCAGGACGGTGCGGCCCTTGTTCAGCAGCGAGGCGCACAGCAGCGCCACGCACGCGTTCTTGCTCGTCTTCACGTCGATGGCGCCGGACAGGCGACGGCCGCCGACCACCCGCAGGTGCATGGGACCCGCGTAGCCCAGCGACACGATCTCGCTGTCCAACGCCTCACCGATGCGGGCGATCATCTCAAGGCTGATGTTCTGATTGCCGCGTTCGATGCGGTTCACGGCGCTCTGACTGGTGCTCAGTGCCGTGGCGAGCTGCGCCTGTGTCCAGCCCCGATGCTGCCGGGCGTCACGGATGAGCCTGCCGATGCGTACGAGGTAGTCGTCTGTCATGGCGTCAGGCTATCTCAGATATGAGATGATCTTCTCGTCGGACTGCGCCGTGCGGGTGGTGGTCCACGCCGCGTCGCAAGGACGTCACGACGACTGAGCCTGCGTCACGTATGGAGATGTACCCACCTGTTTTTCTTATTCCTCAAATATCACCCGAAACGATGCTTATCGGGCAATGTGCTCTGGATGGCGGGTGAAGTGCCGTGCGCGACCGGGAGTGCGGGGCGGGTAGTGCGGGGCGGGCGGCGGGGGTGTCGCCGTCGGGGTTCCGGTCGGTGCCCCTCGCGGCGGACCCGCACGCGCCTCCCGGGCACGGAGGTGCCGGGATGGGGTATGGAAAGGCGCTCAGCCTAGGACCCGAAGATATGAAAAGCAAAACGCCGGGGATGGGCCGAAGTGCAGGGCCCGGACGGCGCCCTGCCCCACCCGCCTCATTCATCCCTCGCTGCTCGCGTTGCCCGTCCTCTCCCTTCCNGCCCGCCCATCGTGCCCGCCCAGGGGTCGTCCGCCCCNCCCTCCTGTGCCCGCCCGCCGCGGCGACGGTGCCGATGGCCGGACAGGGGGTCCCCCTCGGGCGACGGGGCCCGGCCGGCGGACGGGTGCCGGTCCGCCGGGACCGTTCCGAACGGTGAAGCGCCGTAAGGGACTTCGGGTCGCCTCCTCCCCTGGTTCCGCAGTCACCGGGGTGCGGTAGGTTGCCCGCCGTGCCCGGACTCGACCCCGCCGCCTGGCCGCCCGCCCCGAGAAGGGCCGAACGGCTCGTGCTCCGCGAGTCGGAGCCCCGGGACCGTGCGGCGTTCGTCGACCTGTTCGCCTCACCGGAGGTGCA
It includes:
- a CDS encoding UDP-N-acetylglucosamine 1-carboxyvinyltransferase, translated to MTDDYLVRIGRLIRDARQHRGWTQAQLATALSTSQSAVNRIERGNQNISLEMIARIGEALDSEIVSLGYAGPMHLRVVGGRRLSGAIDVKTSKNACVALLCASLLNKGRTVLRRVARIEEVYRLLEVLSSIGVRARWINEGKDLEIVPPTELTMEAIDADAARRTRSIIMFLGPLLHRLRSFKLPYAGGCDLGTRTIEPHMIALRRFGLDVTATEGLYHAQIDPSVSPDRPIVLTERGDTVTENALLAAARHDGTTVIRNASSNYMVQDLCFFLEALGVRVEGVGTTTLTVHGVPHIDVDVDYSPSEDPVEAMSLLAAAVVTESELTIRRVPIEFLEIELAVLEEMGLDHDRSTEYTADNGRTRLTDLTVRPSKLEAPIDKIHPMPFPGLNIDNVPFFAAIAASAQGKSLIHDWVYDNRAIYLTDLNRLGGRLQLLDPHRVLVEGPTRWRAAEMMCPPALRPAVVVLLAMMAAEGTSVLRNVYVINRGYEELAERLNSVGAQIETFRDI